A genomic region of Streptomyces rimosus contains the following coding sequences:
- a CDS encoding cytochrome P450, with amino-acid sequence MPSRIMLNPGDIATLDLTDPRTHAEYDLSEVWRHLRTTQPFHWHPSVGGAPGFWVVSRHADVSEIYRDNKRFTSEKGNVLTTLLMGGDSAAGMMAAVTDGPRHSDLRKILLKAFSPRALEGVVDNIRQSTRALVAEAIARGECDFAADVAADIPLTAICDLMGVPEADRAKVLELTATALGNDGAAQSPAAAWQARNDILAYFGTLAAERRANPGDDAISVLATGTLEGKPLTMDEIVVNCYSLIIGGDETSRMSMTGGVLALIEHPDQWQALKSGQADIATAVDEILRWTTPALHFGRTALEDIPVGTQGQVIKAGDIVTLWNDSANMDEDVFEAPERFRLDRTPNKHLSFGYGPHFCLGAYLGRAEIAAMLSALRDLVASVELRGDTRRNYSNLLSGVTSLPVTLRAE; translated from the coding sequence ATGCCCAGCCGCATCATGCTGAATCCGGGTGACATAGCGACGCTGGACCTGACCGATCCGCGCACCCACGCCGAATACGACCTGTCCGAGGTCTGGCGGCATCTGCGCACCACACAGCCGTTCCACTGGCACCCGTCCGTCGGCGGCGCGCCGGGTTTCTGGGTCGTGTCCCGGCACGCGGATGTGTCCGAGATCTACCGGGACAACAAACGGTTCACCTCGGAAAAGGGAAATGTGCTCACCACGCTGCTGATGGGCGGCGATTCGGCGGCCGGCATGATGGCCGCGGTCACCGACGGGCCCCGGCATTCCGACCTCCGTAAAATTCTGCTCAAGGCGTTCTCGCCGCGCGCCCTCGAAGGCGTCGTGGACAACATCCGCCAGTCCACCCGCGCACTGGTCGCCGAGGCCATCGCCCGCGGGGAATGCGACTTCGCCGCCGACGTGGCCGCCGACATCCCGCTCACCGCGATCTGCGACCTGATGGGCGTACCCGAAGCCGACCGCGCCAAGGTGCTGGAGCTGACCGCGACGGCCCTCGGCAACGACGGCGCCGCCCAGTCGCCCGCCGCCGCCTGGCAGGCACGCAACGACATCCTCGCCTACTTCGGCACGCTGGCCGCCGAACGCCGCGCCAACCCGGGCGACGACGCGATCAGCGTGCTGGCCACCGGCACCCTGGAGGGCAAGCCGCTGACCATGGACGAGATCGTGGTCAACTGCTACAGCCTGATCATCGGCGGCGACGAGACCAGCCGGATGTCGATGACCGGCGGCGTACTCGCCCTCATCGAACACCCCGACCAGTGGCAGGCCCTCAAAAGCGGCCAGGCCGATATCGCCACCGCCGTCGACGAGATCCTGCGCTGGACCACCCCCGCCCTGCACTTCGGCCGCACGGCCCTGGAAGACATCCCGGTCGGCACCCAGGGCCAGGTGATCAAGGCCGGGGACATCGTCACGCTGTGGAACGACTCGGCCAACATGGACGAGGACGTCTTCGAGGCCCCGGAACGCTTCCGCCTCGACCGCACCCCCAACAAACACCTCTCCTTCGGCTACGGCCCGCACTTCTGCCTCGGCGCCTACCTCGGCCGGGCGGAAATCGCCGCCATGCTCAGCGCACTGCGCGACCTCGTCGCCTCGGTGGAACTGCGCGGAGACACCCGCCGCAACTACTCCAACCTCCTCAGCGGCGTGACCAGCCTGCCAGTCACCCTGCGGGCGGAGTAG
- a CDS encoding penicillin-binding transpeptidase domain-containing protein translates to MNRYIRRASVFGLVLLVALLLNAARVQVFKADAYDANPANRRTALTRYSQPRGNILVGGRPVTGSRDSGGRLRYERTYTEGPLYAAVTGYASQIYGTSLLEHAEDRVLSGTDPRLAPFPLWTDITREQQPGGEVRTTIDAAAQRAAFEGLGSKKGAVAAVEPRTGKILALVSTPSYDPNELAGTGRPVTTAWDRLNHGGEQPMLNRALKQTYPPGSTFKVVTAAAALDHRKVTDLDAKTGIPSPYTLPGTSTKLTNEAGGCANASLRHAFEMSCNTVFAGLGVDVGLDGMAGTAENFGFNDAGLKIPSTATRSNFDTDMNDAQLALSAIGQYDTTATPLQMAMVAAAVANDGGVRAPYLVDKVTDADGETVSATRQRTLHRAMERDTARRLQELMTGVVTRGTGGNAAIDGATVGGKTGTAQHGVHNEGTPYAWFISWAKRDGADDPAVAVAVVVEDAAADRADISGGGSAAPIARAVMQAALR, encoded by the coding sequence GTGAACCGTTACATCCGCCGGGCCAGCGTCTTCGGCCTCGTGCTGCTCGTCGCGCTCCTCCTGAACGCCGCCCGCGTCCAGGTCTTCAAGGCCGACGCCTACGACGCGAACCCCGCCAACCGGCGCACCGCGCTCACCCGTTACAGCCAGCCGCGCGGGAACATCCTGGTCGGCGGCAGGCCGGTCACCGGGTCCCGGGACAGCGGCGGGCGGCTGCGTTACGAGCGCACGTACACCGAGGGACCGCTGTACGCCGCCGTCACCGGCTACGCCTCCCAGATCTACGGCACCTCGCTGCTGGAGCACGCCGAGGACCGCGTACTGTCCGGCACCGACCCCCGGCTCGCCCCGTTCCCACTGTGGACGGACATCACCCGCGAGCAGCAGCCCGGCGGTGAGGTGCGCACCACGATCGACGCCGCGGCGCAGCGGGCCGCGTTCGAGGGGCTGGGGAGCAAGAAAGGCGCGGTGGCGGCCGTCGAGCCGCGCACCGGCAAGATTCTCGCGCTGGTCAGCACGCCGTCGTACGACCCGAACGAGCTGGCCGGCACCGGGCGGCCGGTCACCACGGCCTGGGACCGGCTCAACCACGGCGGCGAGCAGCCGATGCTCAACCGGGCGCTGAAGCAGACGTACCCGCCGGGCTCGACCTTCAAGGTCGTCACGGCCGCGGCGGCGCTGGACCACCGCAAGGTCACCGACCTCGACGCGAAGACCGGCATCCCGAGCCCGTACACCCTCCCGGGGACCTCCACCAAGCTCACCAACGAGGCGGGCGGCTGCGCGAACGCGTCCCTGCGCCACGCCTTCGAGATGTCCTGCAACACCGTATTCGCCGGCCTGGGCGTGGACGTGGGCCTGGACGGCATGGCCGGGACGGCGGAGAACTTCGGCTTCAACGACGCGGGCCTGAAGATCCCCTCCACCGCCACCCGCAGCAACTTCGACACCGACATGAACGACGCGCAGCTGGCGCTCTCGGCCATCGGCCAGTACGACACCACCGCCACCCCGCTCCAGATGGCGATGGTCGCCGCGGCGGTGGCCAACGACGGTGGCGTCCGGGCCCCCTACCTGGTGGACAAGGTGACCGACGCGGACGGCGAAACCGTCTCCGCCACCCGGCAGCGGACCCTGCACCGGGCCATGGAGCGGGACACCGCGCGCCGGCTCCAGGAGCTGATGACGGGCGTGGTCACCCGTGGCACCGGCGGCAACGCGGCGATCGACGGCGCCACCGTCGGCGGCAAGACCGGCACCGCGCAGCACGGGGTGCACAACGAGGGCACGCCGTACGCCTGGTTCATCTCCTGGGCGAAGCGGGACGGCGCGGACGATCCGGCGGTGGCCGTGGCGGTGGTCGTCGAGGACGCGGCGGCCGACCGGGCGGACATCAGCGGCGGCGGCAGCGCGGCCCCCATCGCCCGCGCGGTGATGCAGGCCGCGCTACGGTGA
- a CDS encoding thioester reductase domain-containing protein, whose amino-acid sequence MNSETAVAVVGVGCRFPEAATPEEFWSNLDKGVVSLRDIPAEDLRRCGVSAETAAAPGFVTRAGWVGDPELFAAEFFGYPPVEAELIDPQQRLFLEACWEGLERAGHLPNGANGPQVGVFAGASNSTYNTLLQYARARTEGPAAFDDLTLQLGGGIDFMAPRVSYKLGLRGPSMAVQTACSSSLTAVHYAVLSLLSEECDIALAGGSGLSYPSVGYQYQPGGVLSEDGYCRAFDIRSTGTGAGSGIGVVVLRRLADALADGDPVLAVIRGSAVGNDGAHRPGFTAPSPDGLASVVAAALAVAGTDPADLRYAEAHGSGTPLGDQVELRGLIDGLRAAGGRPAERGRCALGTVKANIGHAGSAAGIAGLIKAIHVARTGHLVPHPMFEHARDPGVLADSPFYVPTDLEHCTDPGRQVLVNSMGLGGANASVVLAPPPEPVRPSAPARPVVRLQLSARTRTELDALSRLLADEIDQDRAPAGDIAHTLRVGRQDFTERRVVTAPADRLAAALRLPRPPAARTVRAGTRRPVLAVTAAGKRAEEIRTALLAALGRRTEQHDTVPAALPADAYLIVVGEAEGRPGRYVIPAEDGADLAELIAAALADAWLHGVPVDARAMDDGTGRRVTLPTYPFTRRRCSALDDSVFAVPGAAPQEPARPSTPAGRPAGLEGELIALWEELFGTGGIGLHDTFGALGGTSLLGLRMTLEVQERYGTLLNLHRTGGSQATVARVAEAIRGASARTDSEPTGTADAALIDADLALELPPLAPRETPPGTDVLLTGATGFVGAFLLHELLQDPGYRDSRVYCLVRADDEVHGRRRLRETAERFRLPEPDPDRVRVVPGDLRDIAEICESYGDGELARRIGHVVHCGAHVVFTEPYEVLRPANTLATYHLLGWMRRHGIADISYISTLAACGQALGSEGRLLERREQPLDPDAGGYGISKWVSERLLDQAERDGMRVRVFRPGLIGGDTATGACNDLDLLWRLIAACLAIGAHPADDMPLPVAPIDLVARAVVRLGREPGSVGRAYHLVGEDTTTFAALFAELAALGAPTRGVPVAEWARLAGRRALETGDPVLSTMALYETHDLDTPRVDVESRLWRPWLDDHGLDPRLDGERTLRALRHLAGRPAFAGLLTDVTEGAAQ is encoded by the coding sequence ATGAACAGCGAGACCGCCGTAGCGGTGGTGGGCGTCGGCTGCCGGTTCCCGGAGGCCGCGACTCCCGAGGAGTTCTGGAGCAACCTCGACAAGGGCGTGGTCTCGCTCCGGGACATCCCCGCCGAGGACCTGCGCCGCTGTGGTGTGTCCGCGGAGACCGCCGCCGCTCCCGGCTTCGTGACCCGGGCCGGCTGGGTCGGGGACCCGGAGCTGTTCGCCGCGGAGTTCTTCGGCTACCCGCCCGTCGAGGCCGAGCTGATCGACCCGCAGCAGCGCCTGTTCCTGGAGGCGTGCTGGGAGGGCCTGGAGCGGGCCGGGCACCTGCCGAACGGTGCGAACGGCCCGCAGGTCGGCGTCTTCGCGGGCGCCAGCAACAGCACGTACAACACGCTCCTCCAGTATGCCCGCGCCCGTACGGAAGGCCCCGCCGCCTTTGACGACCTGACGCTCCAACTGGGCGGCGGCATCGACTTCATGGCGCCCCGCGTCTCGTACAAGCTCGGCCTGCGCGGCCCCTCGATGGCCGTCCAGACCGCCTGCTCCTCCTCGCTGACCGCCGTGCACTACGCGGTCCTCAGCCTGCTGTCCGAGGAGTGCGACATCGCGCTGGCGGGCGGCAGCGGCCTGTCGTACCCGTCCGTCGGCTACCAGTACCAGCCCGGCGGCGTCCTGTCCGAGGACGGCTACTGCCGCGCCTTCGACATCCGCTCCACCGGTACCGGCGCGGGCTCCGGCATCGGCGTCGTCGTGCTGCGCCGCCTGGCCGACGCGCTCGCCGACGGCGACCCGGTCCTCGCGGTGATCCGCGGCAGCGCGGTCGGCAACGACGGCGCCCACCGGCCCGGCTTCACCGCGCCCAGCCCCGACGGCCTCGCCTCGGTGGTCGCCGCCGCGCTCGCGGTGGCCGGTACCGACCCCGCCGACCTGCGGTACGCCGAGGCGCACGGCTCCGGCACACCGCTCGGCGACCAGGTCGAGCTGCGCGGCCTCATCGACGGCCTGCGCGCGGCGGGCGGGCGCCCGGCCGAGCGCGGCCGGTGCGCGCTCGGCACGGTCAAGGCGAACATCGGGCACGCCGGATCGGCCGCCGGCATCGCCGGGCTGATCAAGGCGATCCACGTCGCCCGCACCGGCCACCTGGTCCCGCACCCGATGTTCGAGCACGCCCGCGACCCCGGCGTCCTCGCCGACAGCCCCTTCTACGTCCCCACCGACCTGGAGCACTGCACCGACCCCGGTCGCCAGGTGCTGGTGAACTCGATGGGCCTCGGCGGCGCCAACGCGTCCGTCGTCCTCGCCCCGCCGCCGGAGCCGGTCCGCCCCTCCGCGCCCGCCCGGCCCGTCGTACGGCTCCAGCTCTCCGCCCGTACGCGTACGGAACTGGACGCGCTCTCCCGCCTCCTGGCCGACGAGATCGACCAGGACCGCGCCCCGGCCGGGGACATCGCCCACACCCTGCGCGTCGGACGGCAGGACTTCACCGAGCGCCGGGTGGTCACCGCCCCCGCCGACCGGCTGGCCGCCGCCCTGCGCCTGCCCCGCCCGCCCGCCGCCCGCACCGTCCGCGCGGGCACCCGCCGCCCGGTGCTGGCCGTCACCGCGGCCGGGAAGCGCGCCGAGGAGATACGCACCGCCCTGCTGGCGGCGCTCGGCCGCCGTACCGAACAGCACGACACCGTGCCCGCTGCGCTGCCCGCCGACGCCTACTTGATCGTCGTAGGCGAGGCGGAGGGCCGCCCCGGCCGGTATGTGATCCCCGCGGAGGACGGCGCCGACCTCGCCGAACTGATCGCCGCGGCCCTCGCGGACGCCTGGCTGCACGGCGTCCCGGTGGACGCCCGCGCGATGGACGACGGCACCGGCCGGCGCGTCACACTGCCCACGTACCCGTTCACCCGGCGGCGCTGCTCGGCCCTGGACGACTCCGTCTTCGCCGTACCGGGCGCCGCTCCCCAGGAGCCCGCCCGGCCGAGCACGCCCGCCGGCCGGCCCGCCGGTCTCGAAGGCGAACTGATCGCCCTCTGGGAGGAACTGTTCGGCACCGGAGGCATCGGCCTGCACGACACCTTCGGAGCCCTCGGCGGCACCTCCCTGCTCGGCCTGCGGATGACCCTGGAAGTGCAGGAGCGGTACGGCACGCTCCTCAACCTGCACCGCACCGGCGGCAGCCAGGCCACCGTCGCCCGCGTCGCCGAAGCGATCCGCGGCGCGTCGGCCCGTACGGACAGCGAGCCCACCGGGACGGCAGACGCCGCCCTCATCGACGCCGACCTGGCCCTGGAACTCCCGCCGCTCGCACCGCGGGAGACACCGCCCGGCACGGACGTGCTGCTCACCGGCGCCACCGGCTTCGTCGGCGCCTTCCTGCTGCACGAACTCCTCCAGGACCCCGGCTACCGCGACAGCCGCGTCTACTGCCTCGTGCGCGCCGACGACGAGGTACACGGCCGACGGCGCCTGCGCGAGACCGCCGAACGCTTCCGGCTCCCCGAACCCGACCCGGACCGCGTCCGCGTCGTGCCCGGCGACCTGCGGGACATCGCCGAAATCTGCGAGTCCTACGGGGACGGCGAACTGGCCCGCCGCATCGGCCACGTCGTGCACTGCGGCGCCCACGTCGTCTTCACCGAGCCGTACGAGGTGCTGCGCCCGGCCAACACCCTGGCCACGTACCACCTCCTCGGCTGGATGCGCCGCCACGGCATCGCGGACATCAGCTACATCTCCACCCTCGCCGCCTGCGGCCAGGCCCTCGGCTCCGAAGGCCGGCTGCTGGAGCGCCGGGAACAGCCCCTGGACCCGGACGCCGGCGGCTACGGCATCTCCAAGTGGGTCAGCGAACGCCTGCTGGACCAGGCCGAACGGGACGGCATGCGCGTCCGCGTCTTCCGCCCCGGCCTGATCGGCGGCGACACCGCCACCGGCGCGTGCAACGACCTGGACCTGCTCTGGCGGCTGATCGCCGCGTGCCTGGCCATCGGCGCCCACCCGGCGGACGACATGCCGCTGCCGGTGGCCCCCATCGACCTGGTGGCCCGCGCCGTCGTCCGGCTCGGCCGCGAGCCCGGCTCCGTCGGCCGCGCGTACCACCTGGTCGGCGAGGACACCACCACCTTCGCCGCGCTCTTCGCCGAACTGGCCGCGCTGGGCGCGCCGACGCGCGGCGTACCGGTCGCCGAGTGGGCCCGGCTGGCCGGGCGGCGGGCGCTGGAGACCGGCGACCCGGTGCTGTCGACCATGGCGCTGTACGAGACCCACGACCTGGACACCCCGCGCGTGGACGTGGAGAGCCGGCTGTGGCGGCCGTGGCTGGACGACCACGGCCTGGACCCCCGCCTGGACGGCGAACGCACCCTGCGGGCCCTGCGCCACCTCGCCGGGCGCCCCGCCTTCGCGGGCCTGCTGACCGATGTGACGGAAGGTGCGGCGCAGTGA
- a CDS encoding sugar phosphate isomerase/epimerase family protein, with protein MTGQTSLGLLVDQAFYGSPYKGKDAWRAAAELGAEWICIVEEAMELEPERLLQFRSDAEAVGLPISLTACHAFGLSDFRDVVRAFHLKRAEMHVDLTRDLGGEVMKLLLGDWFWRAMWPEEAQWQLLVASVRRLAEYAEARGIGLSVKPEPMDTSLITDVDDLVRLLDDVDSPALQANVDVSHLVVAGVAASEVGRLAGRVNSVDYSDSNGTFHEHLVPGEGVADMAAFTEQLLAVDAGWIGVEVGPFADPENAYDKVGRAMARSRAFFETAAARRA; from the coding sequence ATGACCGGTCAGACAAGCCTCGGGCTGCTGGTGGACCAGGCGTTCTATGGTTCCCCGTACAAGGGCAAGGACGCCTGGCGGGCCGCCGCCGAACTGGGCGCCGAATGGATCTGCATCGTCGAAGAGGCGATGGAACTGGAACCGGAAAGGCTGCTGCAATTCCGCAGCGACGCGGAAGCGGTGGGCCTGCCGATCAGTTTGACGGCCTGTCACGCATTCGGCCTCAGTGATTTCCGTGATGTCGTGCGTGCATTCCATCTCAAGCGCGCCGAGATGCATGTGGACCTCACCCGCGACCTGGGCGGCGAGGTCATGAAGCTGCTGCTGGGGGACTGGTTCTGGCGTGCCATGTGGCCCGAGGAGGCGCAGTGGCAGCTGCTGGTCGCCTCGGTGCGCCGCCTCGCCGAGTACGCCGAGGCGCGCGGCATCGGTCTCAGCGTCAAGCCCGAGCCGATGGACACCTCGCTCATCACCGACGTCGACGACCTCGTACGGCTGCTGGACGACGTGGACTCCCCGGCGCTCCAGGCCAATGTCGACGTCTCCCACCTGGTCGTCGCGGGCGTGGCCGCCTCCGAGGTGGGCCGGCTGGCCGGCCGGGTCAACAGCGTTGACTACTCCGACTCCAACGGCACCTTCCACGAGCACCTGGTGCCGGGCGAGGGCGTAGCGGACATGGCCGCCTTCACCGAACAGCTCCTCGCCGTCGACGCCGGATGGATCGGCGTCGAGGTCGGCCCGTTCGCCGACCCGGAGAACGCCTACGACAAGGTCGGCCGGGCGATGGCCCGGTCCCGCGCCTTCTTCGAGACCGCGGCGGCGCGGCGTGCTTGA
- a CDS encoding acyl carrier protein, whose product MVNPEDSASVPADPLQLVRQAWQDVLGIDAAPLDTGFFEAGGNSMLLVMLSDELSEQTGRELEVAELFRHDTVRAQARLLDPSYEPEAPAPVAAAAGRGRLLGSARRGRADSGPEQAEGSAAR is encoded by the coding sequence GTGGTGAACCCCGAAGACAGCGCGTCCGTCCCCGCGGACCCGCTCCAGCTCGTACGCCAGGCGTGGCAGGACGTGCTGGGCATCGACGCAGCGCCCCTGGACACCGGCTTCTTCGAGGCGGGCGGCAACTCGATGCTGCTGGTCATGCTCAGCGACGAACTGTCCGAGCAGACCGGCCGCGAGCTGGAGGTCGCCGAGCTGTTCCGGCACGACACGGTGCGCGCGCAGGCCCGGCTGCTGGACCCGTCGTACGAGCCCGAGGCCCCGGCCCCGGTGGCCGCTGCGGCCGGGCGCGGGCGGCTGCTCGGCAGTGCCCGGCGCGGGCGCGCGGACAGCGGCCCGGAGCAGGCGGAAGGGTCCGCCGCGCGATGA
- a CDS encoding class F sortase — translation MTTSTTSRPGRIGRTAALSALALAVSGVLSACGGDPGLDVRMDNAAIRPAGQAAAPMKRSEPTRVQIPSAGVDSGPVLPLGLTGDGELDVPPVDKADKAGWFTKGVTPGEKGPAVLVAHYDTARGPALMKNVKKMKIGDVIKVGRADGSTATFTIREVQQVDKKDFPTDKVYGDTDRPELRLLTCGGPIVDGHRSDNIVFYADLVK, via the coding sequence GTGACCACGTCCACCACGTCCCGCCCCGGCCGCATCGGACGCACCGCCGCACTGAGCGCCCTCGCGCTCGCCGTCAGCGGCGTCCTGTCCGCCTGCGGCGGCGATCCCGGCCTGGACGTACGCATGGACAACGCCGCCATCCGCCCGGCCGGACAGGCCGCCGCGCCGATGAAGCGGTCCGAGCCCACCCGCGTACAGATCCCGTCGGCCGGGGTGGACAGCGGCCCGGTCCTCCCGCTCGGCCTCACCGGTGACGGTGAACTCGACGTGCCCCCGGTGGACAAGGCGGACAAGGCGGGCTGGTTCACCAAGGGGGTCACCCCGGGCGAGAAGGGCCCGGCCGTCCTCGTCGCCCACTACGACACGGCCCGGGGCCCGGCCCTGATGAAGAACGTCAAGAAGATGAAGATCGGTGACGTCATCAAGGTCGGCCGCGCCGACGGCTCCACCGCCACCTTCACGATCCGCGAGGTCCAGCAGGTCGACAAGAAGGACTTCCCGACGGACAAGGTCTACGGGGACACCGACCGCCCCGAACTGCGCCTGCTCACCTGCGGCGGCCCGATCGTGGACGGCCACCGCTCGGACAACATCGTCTTCTACGCGGACCTGGTGAAGTGA
- a CDS encoding FtsW/RodA/SpoVE family cell cycle protein, with the protein MTATTADAPPPGLRLPRRRGTELLLLVGAVLISVYGYIDVGLARQNAVPGDTVSYGAGLGALALLGHLAVRFRAPYADPLLLPIAVLLNGLGLVLIFRLDLETPRNPAAPTQLVWSALGVGLFAAVVLLLRDHRVLQRYAYVSVAAGLALMIVPIFFPAVNGAKIWIRVAGFSFQPGEFAKILLTVFFAAYLAANRNALAHTGRRMWRYQFPTGRVLGPILTIWLISVGVLVLERDLGTSLLFFGVFVVLLYVATGRTGWIAMGLLLAAAGAAAVGSLEPHVHSRVSDWLHPFASIDAGRGAGQLAQSLFAFAAGGMLGTGLGEGHSSLIGFAMKSDFILATFGEELGLVGLTVLFLLYALLVARGYRAGLALRDPFGRLLAVGLASLLAIQVFVIAGGVMGLIPLTGMAMPFLAQGGSSVVTNWVIIALLIRISDSARRPVPAATEPGVIAADHPGGGRAGASAGPYGEEDTPYRYGYGVGGGKERDR; encoded by the coding sequence ATGACCGCAACCACGGCGGACGCTCCCCCACCGGGCCTGAGACTGCCCAGACGCCGGGGCACCGAGCTGCTTCTGCTCGTCGGTGCCGTCCTCATCAGCGTCTACGGGTACATCGACGTCGGGCTCGCCCGGCAGAACGCGGTGCCGGGCGACACGGTGAGCTACGGCGCGGGCCTCGGCGCCCTGGCCCTCCTCGGCCACCTCGCCGTCCGGTTCCGGGCGCCGTACGCCGATCCCCTGCTGCTGCCCATCGCCGTGCTGCTCAACGGGCTCGGACTGGTGCTGATCTTCCGGCTGGACCTGGAGACGCCCCGCAACCCGGCGGCGCCCACCCAGCTGGTCTGGTCGGCGCTCGGCGTCGGCCTGTTCGCCGCCGTCGTCCTGCTGCTGCGCGACCACCGCGTCCTGCAGCGCTACGCATACGTATCGGTGGCCGCCGGTCTCGCCCTGATGATCGTCCCGATCTTCTTCCCCGCGGTGAACGGGGCGAAGATCTGGATCCGGGTGGCGGGTTTTTCCTTCCAGCCCGGCGAGTTCGCCAAGATCCTGCTCACCGTCTTCTTCGCCGCCTACCTGGCGGCCAACCGCAACGCGCTCGCCCACACCGGCAGGCGGATGTGGCGCTACCAGTTCCCCACCGGCCGGGTGCTCGGCCCGATCCTGACGATCTGGCTGATCAGCGTCGGCGTCCTGGTCCTCGAACGCGATCTGGGCACCTCGCTGCTCTTCTTCGGCGTCTTCGTCGTCCTGCTGTACGTCGCCACCGGCCGCACCGGCTGGATCGCCATGGGCCTGCTGCTGGCCGCCGCCGGGGCCGCCGCCGTGGGCTCCCTCGAACCGCATGTGCACAGCCGGGTCTCGGACTGGCTGCACCCGTTCGCGAGCATCGACGCGGGCCGCGGCGCGGGCCAGCTCGCCCAGTCGCTGTTCGCCTTCGCCGCGGGCGGCATGCTCGGCACCGGCCTGGGCGAGGGCCACTCCTCACTCATCGGCTTCGCCATGAAGTCGGACTTCATCCTGGCCACCTTCGGCGAGGAACTGGGCCTGGTCGGCCTGACCGTGCTCTTCCTGCTGTACGCACTGCTGGTCGCGCGCGGCTACCGGGCGGGCCTGGCGCTGCGCGACCCGTTCGGCCGGCTGCTGGCCGTGGGCCTCGCCTCCCTCCTCGCGATCCAGGTCTTCGTCATCGCGGGCGGGGTGATGGGGCTGATCCCGCTGACCGGCATGGCGATGCCGTTCCTCGCCCAGGGCGGCTCGTCCGTGGTCACCAACTGGGTCATCATCGCGCTGCTCATCCGGATCAGCGACAGCGCCCGCCGCCCGGTCCCGGCCGCCACCGAGCCCGGCGTCATCGCGGCGGACCACCCCGGCGGCGGCCGGGCCGGGGCCTCGGCCGGGCCGTACGGGGAGGAGGACACCCCGTACCGGTACGGGTACGGGGTCGGCGGCGGAAAGGAGCGGGACCGGTGA
- a CDS encoding cytochrome P450, which produces MARTRKKGFDLSRMSFLPDSVLMPLRRQGLDPVGELATVREQEPISKLPVPIAANVWLVTGYDEVKAVLGKANAFSSDFTNLIGQAGASTDQNPGGLGFADPPVHTRLRRLLTPEFTMRRLGRLTPRIHEIVEERLDAMEKAGSSGEPVDIVETFALPIPSLVICELLGVPYEDRADFERLSAARFDLFSGANASFGAISESLAYFREVVKKQRQNPGDGLLGMIVKEHGDSVSDEELAGLADGVLTGGFETTASMLALGALVLLQDPEHFAALKDGDEAAERYVEELLRYLTVVQVAFPRFAREDMEIAGVPIAKGDVVLCSLSGADRDGKLGPDMERFDPSRNVPSHLAFGYGIHRCVGAELARMELRAAYPALVRRFPNMRLAVEPDALEFRKLSIVYGIESLPVHLGG; this is translated from the coding sequence ATGGCCAGGACGCGGAAGAAGGGCTTCGACCTGTCTCGGATGTCTTTCTTGCCCGATTCTGTGTTGATGCCGCTGCGGCGTCAGGGGCTGGACCCGGTGGGCGAGCTGGCGACGGTGCGCGAGCAGGAGCCCATCTCCAAGCTGCCGGTGCCGATCGCCGCCAATGTGTGGCTCGTCACCGGGTACGACGAGGTCAAGGCGGTACTGGGCAAGGCCAACGCCTTCAGCTCGGACTTCACCAACCTCATCGGCCAGGCCGGTGCCAGCACCGACCAGAACCCCGGCGGCCTCGGATTCGCCGACCCGCCGGTGCACACCCGGCTGCGCCGTCTGCTGACCCCCGAATTCACCATGCGCCGGCTCGGGCGGCTCACGCCCCGTATCCACGAGATCGTGGAGGAGCGGCTGGACGCCATGGAGAAGGCCGGCAGCTCCGGCGAGCCGGTCGACATCGTGGAAACCTTTGCGCTGCCGATTCCGTCCTTGGTCATTTGCGAACTGCTCGGTGTGCCGTACGAGGACCGCGCGGACTTCGAGCGGCTGAGCGCCGCGCGCTTCGACCTCTTCAGCGGCGCCAACGCGTCCTTCGGCGCCATATCGGAATCGCTCGCCTATTTCCGTGAGGTGGTCAAGAAGCAGCGGCAGAACCCGGGCGACGGCCTGCTCGGCATGATCGTCAAGGAACACGGCGACTCGGTCAGCGACGAGGAGCTGGCGGGCCTGGCCGACGGCGTGCTGACCGGCGGCTTCGAGACCACCGCGAGCATGCTGGCGCTGGGCGCCCTGGTCCTCCTCCAGGACCCCGAGCACTTCGCCGCCCTCAAGGACGGCGACGAGGCGGCCGAGCGCTACGTCGAGGAGCTGCTGCGCTACCTCACCGTCGTCCAGGTCGCCTTCCCCCGCTTCGCGCGCGAGGACATGGAGATCGCCGGTGTGCCGATCGCCAAGGGCGACGTGGTGCTGTGCTCGCTCAGCGGCGCCGACCGGGACGGCAAGCTCGGTCCCGACATGGAGCGCTTCGACCCGTCCCGCAACGTTCCCTCGCACCTGGCCTTCGGCTACGGCATACACCGCTGCGTCGGCGCCGAGCTGGCCCGTATGGAGCTGCGCGCCGCCTACCCCGCGCTGGTACGGCGGTTCCCGAACATGCGGCTCGCGGTGGAGCCGGACGCGCTGGAATTCCGCAAGCTGTCGATCGTGTACGGAATCGAGTCGCTGCCGGTGCACCTCGGCGGCTGA